The Stygiolobus azoricus genome window below encodes:
- a CDS encoding inositol-3-phosphate synthase, whose protein sequence is MIKVAIAGLGNCASMLIQGIEYYKQKGEGYYEGLITPLIGGYKVTDIEIVAAFDISKNKIGKDISEAIFEKPNITPKIVEMPKKGVKVSKGPIFDGVAPHMIDVFNPVMDGKIEDVVQELKNSKAEILVNMLPVGSEIASRTYARAALEAGVAFINAIPVFIASDPTGEFPRLFKERGLPIAGDDVKGQIGATILHRTLTSLFRLRGVKVDETYQLNVGGNTDFLNMKTEERLYSKRVSKTKAVTSTLENDYLEKEGKIRIGPSDYIPFLGNTKVAYIYVKGSGFAGMPIKIEASLEVDDKSNCAAVLVDVIRGVKVALDRKISGPLIELSAFYFKHPPVQAKDDEEAYRWFKRFLEM, encoded by the coding sequence ATGATTAAAGTAGCAATAGCTGGACTAGGAAATTGTGCCTCAATGCTTATACAAGGAATAGAATATTATAAACAGAAAGGAGAGGGTTATTACGAGGGGTTAATCACACCACTAATAGGAGGATATAAAGTAACCGACATAGAGATAGTTGCAGCATTCGACATATCAAAAAACAAAATAGGAAAGGATATAAGTGAAGCTATCTTCGAGAAACCTAATATAACCCCTAAAATTGTCGAAATGCCCAAAAAAGGCGTAAAAGTTTCTAAAGGACCCATATTTGACGGAGTAGCTCCTCATATGATTGACGTTTTTAACCCCGTAATGGACGGAAAGATAGAGGATGTAGTACAAGAACTCAAGAATAGTAAAGCCGAGATCCTTGTAAATATGTTACCGGTAGGTAGTGAGATAGCAAGCAGAACTTATGCTAGGGCTGCTTTAGAGGCAGGAGTAGCCTTCATTAACGCGATTCCCGTTTTTATAGCAAGCGATCCTACCGGAGAATTTCCCAGACTGTTTAAAGAAAGGGGACTTCCTATAGCTGGTGATGATGTTAAGGGTCAAATAGGTGCTACAATCCTTCACAGAACACTCACATCTTTGTTCAGACTCAGGGGAGTTAAGGTAGACGAGACCTACCAGCTTAATGTAGGAGGAAACACAGACTTCCTAAACATGAAAACAGAAGAAAGGTTATATTCTAAAAGGGTTAGCAAAACCAAAGCTGTAACAAGCACTTTAGAGAACGATTATCTAGAGAAAGAAGGTAAAATCAGGATTGGTCCGTCAGACTATATTCCTTTCTTAGGAAATACTAAAGTAGCCTATATTTACGTTAAGGGCTCTGGCTTTGCTGGGATGCCAATAAAAATAGAGGCTTCATTAGAAGTCGACGATAAATCTAACTGCGCTGCGGTGTTAGTAGACGTGATAAGGGGTGTTAAAGTAGCGTTGGATAGGAAGATAAGCGGACCTCTAATTGAATTATCAGCATTTTACTTCAAACATCCGCCTGTCCAGGCGAAAGATGATGAAGAAGCTTACAGATGGTTTAAGAGATTTTTGGAAATGTGA
- the ppsA gene encoding pyruvate, water dikinase, which translates to MGNIVTSSVIEGDLILDLKSIRKDMLSVAGGKGANLGELIAFGIRVPPGFVITSNAYKYFIEYNNLKEKIKEVLEKESDEESASEKIRSLILSASVPKDLEESIYKGYDSLSKMVGKEVLVAVRSSATAEDIAEASFAGQQDTYLNVSRSELIEAVKKVWASLYTARAISYRKAKNIDQLNISMAVVVQKMVNSRSAGVMFTLHPSTGDRNYIVIESSWGLGESVVGGKVTPDEVVIEKSSLKIVERRLSHKTSKIIYDPVARKNKTVQLTGEEADTMSINDEEAIELAKLALKIEEHYGRPMDIEWAIDSDLKFPDNVFIVQARPETYWSNKGKEEQKEKKSSGSGRILTKGIPASPGIAVGKARVLLDLKDAKNFQQGEILVTKMTDPDWVPIMKMASAIVTDEGGRTSHAAIVSRELGIPAVVGTGNATKVIQDGQEITVDATRGIIYEGKVVQEEGGKSSAQTVTPQASVSGISREVLLSLYPVTATKIYMNLGQPDVINKYLDLPFDGIGLMRIEFIVSEWIKYHPLYLIKIGKPEEFVNKLAEGISMVASAIYPRPVVVRFSDFKSNEYKSLQGGTEFEPDERNPMIGWRGVSRYISKQYEPAFRLEVKAILKVREEMGLSNVWVMFPFVRTTWELNKAIKIMEEEGLRRSSDFKVWIMAEVPSVVVLADEFSKIVDGFSIGSNDLAQLTLGVDRDSDLLARMGYYDERDPAVLESIRRLIRTAHKYGKTVSICGQAPSVYPEVVEFLVKEGIDSISVNPDAVITTRRWVASVEQKILLQGLRNNNHEDKE; encoded by the coding sequence ATGGGGAATATTGTGACTTCTTCCGTTATTGAAGGAGACCTTATCCTCGATCTTAAATCCATAAGGAAAGACATGCTTTCTGTAGCCGGAGGTAAGGGGGCTAATTTAGGTGAATTAATTGCTTTTGGTATAAGGGTACCACCTGGCTTTGTGATAACGTCAAATGCATATAAGTACTTTATAGAATATAATAACTTAAAGGAAAAGATTAAAGAAGTATTGGAAAAAGAGTCAGATGAGGAGAGTGCAAGTGAAAAGATTAGGTCTTTGATCTTGTCAGCATCAGTGCCTAAGGACTTAGAGGAATCAATATACAAGGGTTATGACTCATTGTCTAAGATGGTGGGGAAAGAAGTCTTAGTTGCAGTTAGGTCATCAGCTACTGCTGAAGACATAGCGGAGGCTAGTTTTGCAGGACAACAAGACACATATTTAAATGTTTCACGTTCAGAACTGATAGAAGCTGTAAAAAAAGTATGGGCAAGTTTATATACAGCAAGAGCAATATCATATAGAAAAGCAAAGAATATTGATCAATTAAATATATCTATGGCTGTAGTAGTACAAAAAATGGTTAATTCCAGGTCTGCAGGTGTAATGTTTACTTTACATCCTTCCACTGGTGATAGGAACTATATTGTTATTGAGTCCAGTTGGGGACTCGGAGAATCTGTAGTAGGAGGAAAAGTTACTCCTGATGAAGTCGTAATTGAGAAGTCCAGTCTAAAGATAGTTGAGAGGAGACTTTCCCATAAAACCTCTAAGATAATTTACGATCCGGTCGCCCGTAAGAATAAGACAGTGCAACTAACCGGTGAGGAAGCCGATACGATGTCCATAAACGACGAAGAAGCGATAGAGTTGGCCAAACTTGCATTAAAGATTGAGGAGCACTATGGGAGACCGATGGATATAGAATGGGCAATTGATTCAGACCTGAAGTTTCCTGATAATGTGTTTATAGTTCAAGCTAGGCCAGAGACCTATTGGAGTAATAAAGGTAAAGAAGAGCAGAAAGAAAAGAAGTCAAGCGGTTCTGGTAGAATACTCACTAAAGGAATACCGGCTAGCCCAGGCATTGCTGTAGGTAAAGCAAGAGTTCTACTTGATCTTAAAGATGCAAAGAACTTCCAACAAGGTGAGATATTAGTTACTAAGATGACAGACCCTGATTGGGTTCCTATCATGAAGATGGCATCTGCAATAGTTACTGATGAAGGCGGAAGGACTAGTCATGCAGCAATAGTCTCCAGAGAGTTAGGTATTCCCGCTGTAGTAGGAACTGGTAACGCTACTAAAGTCATACAAGACGGGCAAGAAATAACTGTTGACGCAACTAGAGGAATTATTTATGAAGGTAAAGTGGTTCAAGAGGAGGGAGGAAAGTCTTCTGCTCAAACTGTTACTCCTCAAGCTTCTGTTTCAGGAATCTCACGTGAAGTACTATTAAGCCTATATCCAGTAACTGCCACTAAAATCTATATGAACTTAGGACAGCCTGATGTAATAAACAAGTATTTAGATCTTCCGTTTGACGGTATAGGATTAATGAGGATTGAGTTCATAGTCAGTGAGTGGATTAAGTATCATCCGCTTTACTTAATAAAGATAGGTAAACCTGAGGAGTTTGTGAACAAACTTGCTGAAGGAATATCAATGGTCGCTTCAGCAATTTATCCTAGACCAGTAGTAGTAAGGTTCTCTGATTTCAAGTCCAATGAGTATAAGAGCTTGCAAGGCGGAACCGAATTTGAGCCAGACGAGAGAAACCCAATGATAGGTTGGAGAGGAGTATCACGTTACATCAGTAAGCAATACGAGCCAGCGTTCAGGTTAGAGGTAAAGGCAATTCTAAAGGTTAGAGAGGAAATGGGATTGAGTAACGTTTGGGTCATGTTCCCGTTTGTCAGAACTACATGGGAGCTTAATAAAGCAATTAAAATTATGGAGGAAGAGGGGCTTAGGAGAAGTTCTGATTTCAAAGTTTGGATTATGGCTGAGGTTCCATCAGTAGTTGTTCTAGCAGATGAATTCTCTAAGATAGTCGACGGATTCAGTATTGGTAGTAATGACCTTGCACAACTCACGCTGGGAGTAGATAGAGACTCAGACCTACTTGCGAGAATGGGATATTATGATGAAAGAGATCCAGCAGTGCTCGAGTCTATAAGGAGGTTAATAAGGACTGCCCATAAGTATGGTAAGACAGTTTCAATATGTGGTCAGGCACCTAGTGTATATCCCGAAGTTGTAGAATTCCTCGTAAAGGAAGGGATAGATAGTATAAGCGTTAACCCAGACGCTGTGATCACTACCAGGCGTTGGGTAGCCTCTGTAGAGCAAAAAATACTGCTTCAAGGACTAAGAAATAATAATCATGAAGATAAAGAATGA
- a CDS encoding anthranilate synthase component II, whose product MTDITLIIDNYDSFVYNIAQIVGELGTIPIVIRNDEITVRGVERINPDRIIISPGPGSPDKKEDIGIVIDVIKQLGKRIPIFGICLGHQAIGYAFGAKIRRAKKVFHGKISKIVHNSSAIIYDGIPKQFEATRYHSLVIDDVKEPLIIDAYSLEDNEIMGVHHVEYRIYGVQFHPESVGTPLGKRILYNFINKV is encoded by the coding sequence ATGACAGATATTACACTTATAATAGATAATTATGACAGTTTCGTTTATAATATAGCACAAATAGTAGGAGAATTAGGAACTATTCCGATAGTGATAAGAAATGATGAAATTACAGTGAGGGGGGTAGAGAGAATAAACCCTGATAGGATCATCATCTCTCCGGGTCCGGGTTCACCTGATAAGAAGGAGGATATAGGTATAGTAATAGACGTAATAAAGCAACTGGGAAAAAGAATTCCGATTTTTGGTATTTGTTTAGGTCATCAAGCTATAGGCTATGCTTTCGGGGCTAAGATAAGAAGGGCTAAAAAGGTGTTTCACGGTAAAATAAGTAAAATAGTTCATAATTCGTCTGCTATTATTTATGACGGAATCCCTAAGCAATTCGAGGCTACTAGATATCACAGTTTAGTTATTGATGATGTAAAGGAGCCGTTAATTATTGACGCTTATTCCTTAGAAGATAACGAAATAATGGGGGTTCATCATGTCGAATATAGAATATATGGGGTTCAATTTCATCCTGAAAGTGTGGGCACACCGTTAGGTAAGAGAATACTTTATAATTTCATTAATAAAGTCTGA
- a CDS encoding anthranilate synthase component I, whose amino-acid sequence MDVYPITAFAQPNEVFKCIKQGENIAALLESGSGPQHKARFSIIAWGRKGYLKLNKDSSEGDISTSFYDPVEVLGEFMKKAPLLNFPGKFKGGMIGYVSYDAIRYWETIKDLKPEAEDWPYAEFFIPENVILYDHVEGKVYVEGELQLKDGCSDSGQVKFDLYDESLGKTEFEDSVSDILDYIKRGYAFQVVISRFYRYTFKGDVIHFYNTLRKINPSPYMFYLKFFDREIIGSSPETLFSVQDGIVETYPIAGSRPRGKTVEEDLELEREMLASEKERAEHLMLVDLARNDIGKVCYMGSVKVPELMYVEKYSHVQHIVSKVVGTLKRNNTSFDVLKATFPAGTVSGAPKPMAMNIIEMLEPYKRGPYAGGVGFFSANGDSEFAITIRSAFVNKDLFRIQAGAGIVYDSIPEMEYYETEHKMRALKVAMGVEK is encoded by the coding sequence ATGGACGTCTATCCGATAACTGCTTTCGCACAACCTAACGAAGTTTTTAAGTGTATTAAACAAGGAGAGAACATTGCCGCATTACTTGAAAGCGGTTCTGGTCCTCAGCATAAAGCGAGGTTTAGTATAATTGCTTGGGGGAGGAAAGGCTATCTTAAGTTAAACAAAGACTCTAGCGAGGGAGATATATCGACCTCATTTTATGATCCCGTGGAGGTTTTAGGTGAGTTTATGAAAAAAGCCCCATTGTTGAATTTTCCTGGAAAATTTAAGGGGGGTATGATAGGGTATGTCAGTTATGACGCAATAAGGTATTGGGAAACGATAAAGGATCTGAAACCAGAAGCCGAGGATTGGCCATACGCTGAGTTCTTCATACCCGAAAATGTAATCTTGTATGACCATGTTGAAGGGAAGGTTTACGTAGAAGGTGAACTCCAGCTTAAAGATGGTTGTTCGGATTCAGGACAAGTAAAGTTCGATCTCTATGATGAATCTTTAGGGAAAACGGAATTTGAAGATAGTGTTTCAGACATATTAGATTATATAAAACGAGGCTATGCTTTTCAGGTAGTAATTTCTAGATTTTATAGGTATACATTTAAGGGTGATGTAATACACTTTTACAATACGTTAAGGAAAATTAATCCTTCACCTTATATGTTTTACCTAAAGTTCTTTGATAGGGAGATAATTGGTTCAAGTCCCGAAACATTATTCAGTGTCCAAGATGGTATCGTTGAAACTTATCCTATAGCGGGTTCTAGGCCTAGAGGGAAGACCGTAGAAGAGGACTTAGAGTTGGAGAGGGAAATGTTGGCTTCGGAGAAAGAGAGGGCAGAGCACTTAATGCTTGTAGACTTAGCTAGGAATGACATAGGTAAAGTATGTTACATGGGTTCCGTGAAAGTACCGGAATTAATGTATGTAGAAAAATACAGTCATGTTCAGCATATAGTTAGTAAGGTAGTCGGAACATTGAAGAGGAACAACACTTCCTTTGACGTGCTGAAAGCTACCTTCCCCGCGGGGACGGTAAGCGGAGCTCCTAAGCCTATGGCTATGAATATTATAGAGATGTTGGAACCGTATAAGAGAGGTCCCTATGCTGGAGGTGTGGGATTCTTCTCAGCAAATGGAGACTCCGAGTTTGCTATAACGATAAGGAGTGCTTTCGTAAATAAAGATTTGTTTAGGATTCAGGCAGGAGCTGGTATAGTTTACGATTCAATCCCAGAAATGGAATATTATGAGACTGAACATAAAATGAGGGCTTTGAAAGTGGCTATGGGGGTGGAAAAATGA
- the trpD gene encoding anthranilate phosphoribosyltransferase — MNTVEYLKKLVYEKKDLSEKEAEEIANGIMRGEINEIQSSGILVALASKGESAEEIRGFARAMRSNSIKIDFPDSLDTAGTGGDGLNTLNVSTAAALVLSQIFPVAKHGNRLVSSKSGSADVLEELGYNISVSKDKAIELLRKCNFVFLFAQLYHPAMKNVANVRKNLGIRTIFNILGPLTNPASAKYQMIGIFSTKYIDRIAEAVQYLNYERVFLYHGDPGIDEVSPQGDTLIYEVKGHSIEKYKVNYTDFGIKEPVSIDKLRVENAHDSALKITRGLLGRDKNVRIFIGINVSVGLKLLGKVNDFKDGYEYAEQLMSSSVEHIRKIMELNGNPQKFEALVKEADKG; from the coding sequence ATGAATACAGTTGAGTACTTGAAAAAACTCGTTTATGAGAAAAAGGATCTTTCAGAAAAAGAAGCTGAGGAAATAGCTAACGGTATAATGAGGGGAGAGATAAATGAGATTCAGAGTTCGGGAATTCTGGTAGCTTTAGCGTCTAAGGGAGAATCGGCAGAAGAGATTAGAGGGTTTGCAAGGGCTATGAGAAGTAATTCAATAAAAATAGACTTTCCCGATAGTTTGGACACAGCTGGTACTGGGGGGGACGGGTTAAACACCTTAAACGTTAGTACAGCTGCAGCTCTCGTACTTAGTCAGATTTTTCCTGTTGCAAAACACGGTAATAGATTGGTGAGCAGTAAGTCGGGAAGTGCTGACGTCTTGGAAGAACTGGGATATAACATATCTGTCAGTAAAGATAAAGCTATTGAGCTTTTGAGAAAGTGTAATTTTGTCTTTTTATTTGCCCAACTCTATCATCCTGCGATGAAGAACGTTGCTAATGTAAGGAAGAATCTCGGGATACGTACAATATTTAATATCTTAGGTCCGCTTACCAATCCCGCTTCAGCTAAGTACCAGATGATTGGCATATTTTCTACAAAATACATTGATAGAATAGCAGAAGCTGTTCAATATCTTAATTACGAGAGAGTATTTTTGTATCATGGAGATCCTGGAATTGATGAAGTAAGTCCCCAAGGAGATACTCTGATATATGAAGTGAAAGGTCATAGTATAGAAAAGTATAAGGTAAACTATACGGATTTCGGCATTAAAGAACCGGTCTCGATAGATAAATTAAGAGTCGAAAATGCTCACGATTCAGCTCTTAAGATCACTAGGGGATTGTTGGGACGGGATAAAAATGTCAGAATTTTCATAGGAATTAACGTTAGTGTTGGCCTTAAACTATTAGGGAAAGTTAACGATTTTAAAGACGGATATGAGTACGCTGAGCAACTCATGAGCAGTTCTGTAGAGCACATAAGAAAGATAATGGAGTTAAACGGAAATCCTCAAAAATTTGAGGCTTTGGTGAAGGAAGCTGATAAGGGTTAA
- a CDS encoding phosphoribosylanthranilate isomerase — MIRVKFCGISSVEDAILAEKLGADFIGVVSDTVSPRYVKNEFVKIVKRYVTKPVVTVKVKGELGKILEEGKEADFIQIHRVLTDEELQYLNSFRRNIILYVPASGKFETYFRKVVSSSNYMVLLDKDNENKVDLYVAKKWINEYSKVGIGGGIKPENVRDFLSLNPYWIDISSGIELYKGKKDPSKMSLIIKEVREWTSIR, encoded by the coding sequence CTGATAAGGGTTAAGTTCTGCGGTATATCTAGTGTTGAAGACGCTATACTAGCTGAAAAATTAGGTGCAGACTTCATAGGTGTAGTAAGTGATACAGTAAGTCCTAGGTATGTAAAAAATGAGTTTGTAAAAATAGTGAAAAGGTATGTTACTAAACCCGTAGTAACGGTAAAGGTTAAAGGAGAACTAGGTAAAATACTAGAAGAAGGGAAAGAGGCGGATTTTATACAAATACATAGGGTTTTAACTGACGAAGAATTACAGTATTTAAATTCCTTCAGAAGGAATATCATTTTATACGTACCTGCATCTGGTAAATTCGAAACGTACTTTAGAAAAGTGGTCTCATCTTCAAATTACATGGTTCTATTAGATAAAGATAATGAAAACAAGGTCGATTTGTATGTTGCTAAAAAATGGATTAATGAGTACTCTAAGGTCGGTATAGGAGGAGGTATAAAGCCCGAAAATGTTAGGGATTTCCTCTCACTAAACCCTTACTGGATTGATATCTCCAGTGGGATTGAATTATACAAGGGAAAGAAAGACCCGAGTAAAATGTCCTTAATTATAAAAGAGGTGAGAGAATGGACGTCTATCCGATAA
- a CDS encoding TrpB-like pyridoxal phosphate-dependent enzyme: MVNTDLIPKYWYNIVPDLPKPLPPPRDPPDAEFSRIELLKKILPKEVLRQQFTIERFIKIPEEVRDRYAAIGRPTPLIRAKRLEEYLGTPAKIYFKYEGATPTGSHKINTAIPQAYFAYKEGVEHVVTETGAGQWGTAVALAASMYNMESTIFMVKVSYEQKPMRKTIMELYGGNVYPSPTDLTEFGRKVLKENPNHPGSLGIAMSEAIEYALTYGYRYLVGSVLDVVLLHQSVIGMEAIAQLEELGEEPDVLIGCVGGGSNFGGFVYPFIGAKKGKKYIAVGAAEVPKFSTGKYEYDFPDSAGLLPLVKMITLGKDYVPPSIYAGGLRYHGVAPSLSLLVREKIIEWREYGEEDIFEAAQLVMKTQGIVPAPETSHALRAVIDEALEAKKKNEKKVIVVNFSGHGLLDLGNYESIRKRIGSKK; the protein is encoded by the coding sequence ATGGTAAACACGGATTTGATTCCAAAGTACTGGTACAATATAGTTCCAGACCTACCCAAACCTTTACCTCCTCCAAGAGACCCTCCAGATGCTGAATTTTCAAGGATTGAGCTCCTTAAGAAAATATTGCCCAAAGAAGTATTAAGGCAACAGTTCACTATAGAGAGATTTATAAAGATCCCTGAGGAAGTGAGGGATAGATACGCGGCTATAGGTAGGCCTACACCCCTAATTAGAGCGAAGAGGTTAGAAGAATATTTAGGTACTCCTGCAAAGATCTACTTTAAATACGAGGGTGCAACCCCTACGGGGTCTCATAAGATAAACACAGCTATACCTCAAGCATATTTTGCGTATAAAGAAGGAGTAGAGCATGTAGTAACAGAGACGGGTGCTGGACAGTGGGGGACGGCGGTCGCACTAGCTGCTTCGATGTATAATATGGAATCCACTATTTTCATGGTGAAAGTTAGTTATGAACAGAAACCAATGAGAAAGACGATAATGGAACTCTATGGTGGAAATGTTTATCCAAGTCCCACGGACTTAACTGAATTTGGAAGGAAAGTTCTTAAGGAAAATCCGAATCACCCAGGGTCTCTAGGTATAGCAATGAGTGAAGCTATAGAATATGCACTAACATACGGCTACAGATACCTAGTAGGAAGTGTTTTAGATGTAGTACTTCTACACCAGTCAGTAATCGGTATGGAGGCTATAGCCCAATTAGAAGAGCTAGGCGAGGAACCGGACGTACTAATAGGATGTGTAGGTGGAGGAAGTAACTTCGGAGGATTTGTTTATCCCTTTATAGGTGCTAAGAAAGGAAAGAAGTATATTGCGGTAGGCGCAGCGGAAGTACCGAAGTTTAGCACTGGTAAGTATGAGTATGACTTTCCTGATTCCGCAGGTTTATTACCTCTGGTTAAGATGATAACCCTAGGCAAGGATTATGTTCCTCCCTCGATATATGCAGGAGGGTTAAGATATCACGGTGTTGCTCCGTCTCTTAGCCTATTAGTGAGAGAAAAGATCATAGAGTGGAGGGAATACGGAGAGGAGGACATATTTGAGGCTGCTCAACTAGTAATGAAAACTCAAGGTATTGTACCTGCCCCAGAGACCTCCCATGCATTGAGAGCTGTGATCGATGAGGCATTAGAGGCGAAGAAGAAAAACGAGAAAAAGGTAATTGTTGTAAACTTCAGTGGTCACGGGTTATTGGATCTTGGTAATTATGAATCTATAAGAAAGAGAATAGGGAGCAAGAAATGA
- the trpC gene encoding indole-3-glycerol phosphate synthase TrpC, with protein MPRFLQGWLADVIRFSQQRPEVYKTRQRPIYSLKRNIMVKKSEGKNPIIAEFKRKSPSGLNVNSDIIEYVKFMEANDVAGISVLTEEKFFGGSYTDLERVAENVSVPVLMKDFVVTEKQINTAYSLGADAVLLIVRILTERELISLYKYAKSYKLDVIVEVTNEEEVEIALRNNFDIIGVNSRDLSSLDLSLEKAERLLKLIPSDRIKIAESGIRTRDDIHRLKNAGADAFLIGTTLMQDPNKIKELI; from the coding sequence ATGCCTAGATTTTTACAAGGCTGGTTAGCGGATGTTATAAGATTTTCCCAACAAAGACCTGAAGTATACAAAACTAGACAGAGGCCTATTTATTCGCTCAAAAGGAATATTATGGTAAAGAAAAGTGAGGGCAAAAACCCCATTATTGCTGAGTTTAAAAGGAAATCTCCCTCTGGGCTTAACGTGAATAGTGATATAATAGAGTATGTAAAATTTATGGAGGCTAATGATGTTGCCGGTATATCTGTTTTAACCGAGGAGAAATTTTTCGGAGGCAGTTATACAGACCTTGAAAGAGTTGCCGAAAACGTTAGTGTCCCAGTTTTAATGAAAGATTTTGTAGTAACTGAGAAACAAATAAATACTGCCTATAGTTTAGGTGCTGACGCTGTTTTATTGATAGTAAGGATTCTCACGGAGAGGGAGTTAATTAGTTTGTACAAATACGCAAAGAGTTATAAGTTAGACGTTATTGTGGAGGTAACAAATGAGGAAGAGGTAGAAATAGCTTTAAGGAATAATTTTGATATAATAGGCGTAAACTCTAGAGATCTTTCCTCTCTTGACTTAAGTTTGGAAAAGGCTGAAAGGTTACTTAAACTTATCCCTTCAGATAGGATAAAAATTGCTGAAAGTGGGATAAGGACTAGAGACGATATTCATCGTCTTAAAAATGCGGGAGCTGACGCATTTTTAATAGGGACTACATTAATGCAAGATCCGAATAAAATAAAGGAATTAATTTAG
- the trpA gene encoding tryptophan synthase subunit alpha, giving the protein MKRMLVTYMTLGYPNLDSFYEFVEKSVSLGTDILEIGVPPKYAKYDGPVIRKSYKVVTEWLKDYYSVLAEVRKRVSVPIIILTYLEDYINQLDQFLGKLREIGIDGILFPDLLIDFVDDYLSYVNIIKKHGLKAVLFTAPSVPDTLIQEASKISDIFLYYGVRPTTGVIIPVSVDSLIIRVRNLVQNKLVVGFGLNDLNDLRKALFAGADGVAIGTAFIEEIEKNGINSALELVKKIRGILDEYS; this is encoded by the coding sequence ATGAAGAGAATGTTAGTAACGTATATGACATTAGGATATCCAAATTTGGACTCGTTCTATGAGTTTGTAGAAAAAAGTGTATCATTGGGGACAGATATATTGGAGATAGGCGTACCACCAAAGTACGCTAAATACGATGGTCCCGTGATTAGAAAAAGTTACAAAGTAGTTACTGAATGGCTTAAGGACTACTATTCAGTCTTAGCGGAGGTCAGAAAAAGGGTTTCAGTACCTATTATCATATTAACGTATTTAGAAGATTATATAAATCAATTGGATCAATTTCTTGGTAAATTGAGAGAAATAGGGATAGATGGGATACTATTTCCAGATCTATTGATTGATTTCGTAGACGATTATTTGTCATATGTTAATATAATTAAGAAACATGGGTTAAAGGCTGTGTTATTTACAGCTCCATCAGTCCCCGATACTCTCATACAAGAGGCGTCAAAGATTTCCGATATATTTCTTTATTACGGTGTAAGACCCACTACTGGAGTGATTATTCCCGTAAGTGTTGACTCCCTGATTATACGTGTTAGGAATTTAGTTCAAAATAAGTTAGTTGTAGGGTTTGGACTTAACGATCTTAACGACCTCAGAAAAGCATTATTCGCGGGGGCTGACGGGGTAGCTATTGGTACTGCTTTCATCGAAGAAATTGAGAAGAACGGAATCAATAGTGCACTAGAACTAGTTAAAAAAATCAGGGGGATTTTAGATGAATACAGTTGA
- a CDS encoding acylphosphatase — protein sequence MLKRMYVRVYGIVQGVGFRRFVQIHAVRLGVKGYAKNLPDGSVEIVGEGHEEALQKLLDQIRRGPPLAKVENVDVRFDEYKGEFDTFDTY from the coding sequence ATGTTAAAAAGAATGTATGTAAGGGTGTACGGCATAGTTCAGGGGGTTGGTTTTCGGCGTTTTGTTCAAATTCACGCGGTAAGACTGGGGGTAAAAGGTTATGCTAAAAATCTGCCAGACGGAAGTGTAGAGATAGTAGGAGAGGGTCACGAAGAAGCTCTTCAGAAACTCTTAGACCAGATAAGACGAGGACCTCCTCTTGCAAAGGTAGAGAATGTGGACGTAAGGTTTGATGAGTATAAAGGTGAGTTCGACACGTTTGATACCTATTAA